A single Rubrivivax gelatinosus IL144 DNA region contains:
- a CDS encoding c-type cytochrome encodes MLRKLLLGVVLFAAGASYGQDQTPLYTVVDGYKVDPFTMKGFRTWRAAACDRCHGANQEGLVGPSLVNSLKTLSKADFVKTVRDGRLDKGMQSFGSSQQVMDNIDALYAYLKGRSDGAITRAKVEPIPQ; translated from the coding sequence ATGCTTCGGAAACTGCTGCTGGGTGTCGTGCTGTTCGCGGCCGGCGCGTCGTACGGCCAGGACCAGACCCCGCTCTATACCGTCGTCGACGGCTACAAGGTCGACCCGTTCACGATGAAGGGCTTCCGCACCTGGCGCGCCGCGGCCTGCGACCGCTGCCACGGTGCCAACCAGGAAGGGCTGGTCGGCCCGTCGCTGGTCAACAGCCTGAAGACGCTGAGCAAGGCCGACTTCGTCAAGACCGTGCGCGACGGCCGCCTGGACAAGGGCATGCAGAGCTTCGGCAGCAGCCAGCAGGTGATGGACAACATCGACGCCCTCTACGCCTACCTGAAGGGGCGCTCGGACGGCGCGATCACGCGTGCCAAGGTGGAGCCGATTCCCCAATGA
- a CDS encoding MBL fold metallo-hydrolase, translating to MHRRRCHTLLVALALAPAALAACASPGAAAPRALADGVFWVAGSGGAPAPANGGRIGNSGFVVGPAGVVAVDTGTSYAHGRALIAAIRATTERPLALALITHVRPEALFGATAFREAGVPVLMHAQAARLMRSRCDGCLTQLRQALGDAAMAGSAVIAPDRVVDGAATLAEAGRPLELIFPGHASGPGDVALWDPARRVLFAGGLVENGRVPAIDDADLPGWQRALAALTALQPKVVVPAHGAAAGPEAITATAAYLAALDQRARALVADGASLIDVPEAASLPAYAGWDEYDVIHRRNASIAFLRAERALLLGEMPR from the coding sequence ATGCACCGCCGGCGCTGCCACACGCTGCTCGTCGCCCTGGCGCTCGCGCCGGCGGCGCTGGCCGCGTGTGCCTCGCCGGGGGCCGCGGCACCGCGGGCGCTGGCCGACGGCGTTTTCTGGGTCGCCGGCAGCGGCGGCGCCCCGGCGCCGGCCAACGGCGGGCGCATCGGCAACAGCGGCTTCGTCGTCGGCCCGGCGGGTGTCGTCGCGGTCGACACCGGCACCTCCTACGCCCATGGCCGCGCCTTGATCGCGGCGATCCGCGCCACCACCGAGCGGCCGCTGGCGCTGGCGCTGATCACCCACGTGCGACCCGAAGCACTGTTCGGTGCCACCGCCTTCCGCGAAGCCGGCGTGCCGGTGCTGATGCACGCCCAGGCCGCGCGCCTGATGCGCTCGCGCTGCGACGGCTGCCTGACGCAGCTGCGCCAGGCGCTGGGCGACGCGGCGATGGCCGGCTCGGCGGTCATCGCGCCCGACCGCGTCGTCGACGGCGCGGCGACGCTGGCCGAGGCCGGCCGGCCGCTGGAGCTGATCTTCCCCGGCCACGCCAGCGGCCCGGGCGACGTCGCGCTCTGGGACCCGGCGCGGCGTGTGCTGTTCGCCGGCGGCCTGGTCGAGAACGGCCGGGTGCCGGCGATCGACGACGCCGACCTGCCCGGCTGGCAGCGGGCGCTGGCGGCGCTGACTGCGCTGCAGCCCAAGGTGGTGGTGCCGGCGCACGGCGCGGCCGCCGGGCCCGAGGCGATCACCGCGACCGCGGCCTACCTCGCCGCGCTGGACCAGCGCGCCCGGGCCCTGGTCGCCGACGGCGCCTCGCTGATCGACGTGCCCGAGGCGGCGTCGCTGCCGGCCTATGCCGGCTGGGACGAGTACGACGTCATCCACCGCCGCAACGCGTCGATCGCCTTTCTGCGTGCCGAACGGGCGCTGCTGCTCGGGGAGATGCCGCGATGA
- a CDS encoding YncE family protein, translated as MNRFGRAVTPARLLRQPDAARLVRAALALALAASAAQAAPYAWITNQGSHDVSVIDLAEERVVATVPVGRSPAGVVAAGAAGRVFVSNPDSRTISVIDMRERRVVATLDGGSGPVGLDASADGRRLVAADWYANRLLVWDTARLDAAPRMIAVGRAPAGVAVSADGGSAWVAERDDDSVALVDLERGVVRSRVAVGSHPFALLLDAPRGRLYALNVQSDDVSVVDTARAAVVATVAVGHAPYGAALAAGGRLLYVSNQHDDSVSVLDAEGLSVLRTLHGFGYPEGVAAWGDRVVVVNWMDDAVSVLDADTGAERRRIATGRNSRGFGAFIGAPAAP; from the coding sequence ATGAACCGCTTCGGGCGCGCAGTCACGCCGGCGCGCTTGCTGCGCCAGCCCGACGCCGCACGCCTGGTCAGAGCGGCGCTCGCCCTCGCGCTGGCGGCCTCGGCGGCGCAGGCCGCGCCCTATGCCTGGATCACCAACCAGGGCAGCCACGACGTCTCGGTGATCGACCTGGCCGAGGAGCGTGTCGTCGCGACGGTGCCGGTCGGGCGCTCGCCGGCCGGCGTCGTCGCCGCCGGCGCCGCCGGCCGGGTCTTCGTCTCCAACCCCGACAGCCGCACGATCTCGGTCATCGACATGCGCGAGCGCCGCGTCGTCGCGACGCTGGACGGCGGCAGCGGCCCGGTGGGGCTGGACGCCTCGGCCGACGGCCGGCGCCTGGTGGCCGCCGACTGGTACGCCAACCGGCTGCTGGTCTGGGACACGGCGCGGCTGGACGCTGCGCCGCGCATGATCGCCGTCGGCCGCGCGCCGGCCGGCGTCGCGGTGTCGGCCGACGGCGGCAGCGCCTGGGTCGCCGAACGCGACGACGACAGCGTCGCCCTGGTCGATCTGGAACGCGGCGTCGTGCGCTCGCGCGTGGCCGTCGGCTCGCACCCTTTCGCGCTGCTGCTCGACGCGCCGCGCGGGCGGCTGTATGCGCTCAACGTGCAGAGCGACGACGTCTCGGTCGTCGACACCGCGCGTGCCGCCGTCGTCGCCACCGTCGCCGTCGGCCACGCGCCCTACGGCGCCGCGCTGGCCGCCGGCGGCCGGCTGCTCTACGTCAGCAACCAGCACGACGACAGCGTCAGCGTGCTCGACGCCGAAGGCCTGAGCGTGCTGCGCACGCTGCACGGTTTCGGCTACCCCGAAGGCGTGGCCGCCTGGGGCGACCGCGTCGTCGTCGTGAACTGGATGGACGACGCGGTCAGCGTGCTCGACGCCGACACCGGCGCCGAGCGCCGCCGCATCGCCACCGGCCGCAACAGCCGCGGTTTCGGCGCCTTCATCGGTGCGCCGGCCGCCCCCTAG
- a CDS encoding PQQ-dependent catabolism-associated beta-propeller protein, with translation MRGFPRAVAAIAVATAAAGAHAGTAWVSSEKDNAITLIDTATLAVKGTLPTCKRGRHIQRLPDGHVMLACTDSNAADVLDANTGKSLRRVPLGEEPEAFDVSPDGRTIYVSNEDEAETSFVDAQTGKVTKTIKVGQEPEGVKVSADGRTLYVTSEVASLVHVIDVAQGKVVKNVKVGKRPRRMAITPDGQELWVTNEMDASVSIVSTATHEVVATLKFEVRGARPEDITPVGITMTPDGRRAFVALGKANHVAFVDVAARKVTALALVGRRAWNVALDKAGQRLWVVNGLSDDVTVVDVASAKAIKSIPVGRVPYGVVLVE, from the coding sequence GTGCGAGGTTTCCCCCGCGCCGTGGCCGCGATCGCCGTCGCCACCGCCGCCGCCGGCGCCCATGCCGGCACCGCCTGGGTGTCCAGCGAGAAGGACAACGCGATCACGCTGATCGACACGGCGACGCTCGCCGTCAAGGGCACCCTGCCGACCTGCAAACGCGGCCGCCACATCCAGCGCCTGCCCGACGGCCACGTGATGCTGGCCTGCACCGACAGCAACGCCGCCGACGTGCTCGACGCCAACACCGGCAAGTCGCTGCGCCGCGTGCCGCTGGGCGAAGAGCCCGAGGCCTTCGACGTCTCGCCCGACGGGCGCACGATCTACGTCTCCAACGAGGACGAGGCCGAAACCAGCTTCGTCGACGCCCAGACCGGCAAGGTGACGAAGACGATCAAGGTCGGCCAGGAGCCCGAGGGCGTCAAGGTCTCGGCCGACGGCCGCACGCTGTACGTGACCTCCGAGGTCGCGAGCCTGGTGCACGTCATCGACGTCGCCCAGGGCAAGGTGGTGAAGAACGTCAAGGTCGGCAAGCGCCCGCGGCGCATGGCGATCACGCCCGACGGCCAGGAGCTGTGGGTGACCAACGAGATGGACGCCAGCGTCAGCATCGTCTCGACGGCGACGCACGAGGTCGTGGCGACGCTGAAGTTCGAGGTGCGCGGCGCGCGGCCGGAGGACATCACGCCGGTGGGCATCACGATGACGCCCGACGGCCGCCGCGCCTTCGTCGCGCTGGGCAAGGCCAACCACGTGGCCTTCGTCGACGTCGCGGCGCGCAAGGTGACGGCGCTGGCGCTGGTCGGCCGCCGCGCCTGGAACGTCGCGCTGGACAAGGCCGGGCAGCGGCTGTGGGTCGTCAACGGGCTCAGCGACGACGTCACCGTCGTCGACGTCGCCAGCGCCAAGGCGATCAAGAGCATCCCGGTGGGCCGCGTGCCCTACGGCGTGGTGCTGGTCGAATGA
- a CDS encoding c-type cytochrome → MRSETALPLPATAHDHAPAARRRPLRAGLAAVLSLVACAAWAQNPASTPSPAGKSELPAVQRAVHVCASCHGDFGRSTHKLYPALAGQTRDYMIRQMKDFRDQARAETDIQAYMWGISALLTDEQIEGLADYYAAQTPLPGKSRNAKLEAEGKQIFEQGVGDHTVRACTSCHGTNAQGDGAAPRLAGLHAEYVFRQLQAFKTPLRRHGNVMKSEAQALNDAQMKALAAYVMSR, encoded by the coding sequence ATGCGAAGCGAGACTGCACTCCCTCTCCCGGCCACGGCCCACGACCACGCGCCTGCCGCGCGCCGCCGCCCGCTGCGGGCCGGGCTGGCTGCCGTGCTGTCGCTCGTGGCTTGTGCCGCCTGGGCGCAGAACCCGGCGAGCACGCCGTCGCCGGCGGGCAAATCGGAGCTGCCGGCGGTGCAGCGTGCGGTGCACGTCTGCGCCTCCTGCCACGGCGACTTCGGCCGCAGCACGCACAAGCTCTACCCGGCGCTGGCCGGCCAGACGCGCGACTACATGATCCGGCAGATGAAGGACTTCCGCGACCAGGCGCGCGCCGAGACCGACATCCAGGCCTACATGTGGGGCATCTCGGCGCTGCTGACCGACGAGCAGATCGAAGGCCTGGCCGACTACTACGCCGCGCAGACGCCGCTGCCGGGCAAGTCGCGCAACGCCAAGCTGGAGGCCGAAGGCAAGCAGATCTTCGAGCAGGGCGTCGGCGACCACACGGTGCGCGCCTGCACCAGCTGCCACGGCACGAATGCCCAGGGCGACGGCGCCGCGCCGCGCCTGGCGGGGCTGCACGCCGAGTACGTCTTCCGCCAGCTGCAGGCCTTCAAGACCCCGCTGCGCCGCCACGGCAACGTGATGAAGTCCGAGGCCCAGGCGCTGAACGACGCCCAGATGAAGGCGCTGGCGGCCTACGTGATGTCCAGGTGA
- a CDS encoding substrate-binding domain-containing protein, which translates to MKTRALVAAALALACAAASAQEAPRKAFKVCQDPNNLPFSNERGEGIENRIAEVFGKALGLPVTYYAFPQRMNFIRNTLRYKLPGQDYPCDVVLGVPAGFEQVSATKPYYRSTYALVYASGRGLDGVTSGEQFLALDRERLAKLRIGLYDRSPASAWLAKHGLVDSGVPYPILSPDPDNNPGQMLERDLAGGKLDAAIVWGPIAGFVAQRVKAPKLVVVPLASEPGVKFDYAIAMGVRYGEREWKQQVEQLIDSHQGEIRQILQSYGVPLLETDAGGK; encoded by the coding sequence ATGAAGACCCGAGCCCTCGTCGCCGCGGCCCTGGCCCTGGCCTGTGCCGCCGCCAGCGCGCAGGAAGCCCCCCGCAAGGCGTTCAAGGTCTGCCAGGACCCGAACAACCTGCCGTTCTCCAACGAGCGCGGCGAAGGCATCGAGAACCGCATCGCCGAGGTCTTCGGCAAGGCCCTGGGCCTGCCGGTCACCTACTACGCCTTCCCGCAGCGCATGAACTTCATCCGCAACACGCTGCGCTACAAGCTGCCTGGCCAGGACTATCCCTGCGACGTCGTGCTCGGCGTGCCCGCCGGCTTCGAGCAGGTGTCGGCGACCAAACCCTATTACCGCTCGACCTACGCGCTGGTCTACGCCAGCGGCCGCGGCCTGGACGGCGTCACCAGCGGCGAGCAGTTCCTGGCTCTCGACCGCGAGCGCTTGGCCAAGCTACGCATCGGCCTGTACGACCGCTCGCCGGCCTCGGCCTGGCTGGCCAAGCACGGCCTCGTCGACAGCGGCGTGCCCTATCCGATCCTCAGCCCCGACCCCGACAACAACCCCGGCCAGATGCTCGAACGCGACCTGGCCGGCGGCAAGCTCGACGCGGCCATCGTCTGGGGCCCGATCGCCGGCTTCGTCGCCCAGCGCGTGAAGGCGCCGAAGCTCGTCGTCGTGCCGCTGGCCAGCGAGCCCGGCGTCAAGTTCGACTACGCGATCGCGATGGGCGTGCGCTACGGCGAACGCGAGTGGAAGCAGCAGGTCGAGCAGCTGATCGACAGCCACCAGGGCGAGATCCGCCAGATCCTGCAGTCCTACGGCGTGCCGCTCCTCGAGACGGACGCCGGCGGCAAATGA
- a CDS encoding methanol/ethanol family PQQ-dependent dehydrogenase, translating to MRISWHTRLPWAGLGLALAALPGLALANADVEKLTANPKNWAMQAGDMYNQRHSQLKQINTGNVGKMQVAWTFSTGVLRGHEGSPLVIDGTMYLHSPFPNKVWALDLESQKILWKYEPKQDPAVIPQMCCDTVNRGLAYAEGKVFLQQADSNLVALDAKTGKVVWTVKNGDPKLGAVNTNAPHVFKDKVITGISGGEWGVRGFLAAYDINTGKQVWKGYSVGPDAEMLIDPKTTTTWMDGAVKPVGPDSSLKTWKGDQWKIGGGTTWGWYSYDKALNQVFYGTGNPSTWNPAQRPGDNKWTMSIWSRDVDTGKVKWVYQMTPYDEWDFDGINEMILADINVKGKPTKALVHFDRNGFAYTLDRTNGALLVAEKYDPVVNWATHVDMKTGRPQVVSKYSTAQNGPDVNTKGICPAALGSKDQQPAAYDPETKLFYVPTNHVCMDYEPFQVEYTAGQPYVGATLSMYPAPNSHGGMGNFITWDAGTGKIVQSKAEKFSVWSGALTTAGGIACYGTLEGYLKCVDKKNISKELFKFKTPSGIIGNVFTYEHKGKQYLGVFSGIGGWAGIGMAAGLEKDQEGLGAVGGYRELSQYTELGGSLTVFALPN from the coding sequence ATGCGGATTTCGTGGCACACACGCCTCCCCTGGGCGGGACTGGGTCTGGCGTTGGCGGCGCTTCCGGGACTGGCGCTGGCCAACGCGGACGTCGAGAAGCTCACCGCCAACCCCAAGAACTGGGCGATGCAGGCGGGCGACATGTACAACCAGCGGCACAGCCAGCTCAAGCAGATCAACACCGGCAACGTCGGCAAGATGCAGGTCGCGTGGACCTTCTCCACCGGCGTGCTGCGCGGCCACGAAGGCTCGCCGCTGGTCATCGACGGCACGATGTACCTGCACTCGCCGTTCCCCAACAAGGTCTGGGCGCTCGACCTCGAGTCGCAGAAGATCCTCTGGAAGTACGAGCCCAAGCAGGACCCGGCGGTGATCCCGCAGATGTGCTGCGACACGGTCAACCGCGGTCTGGCCTACGCCGAGGGCAAGGTCTTCCTGCAGCAGGCCGACAGCAACCTCGTCGCGCTCGATGCCAAGACCGGCAAGGTGGTCTGGACGGTGAAGAACGGCGACCCCAAGCTGGGCGCCGTCAACACCAACGCGCCGCACGTCTTCAAGGACAAGGTCATCACCGGCATCTCCGGCGGCGAATGGGGCGTGCGCGGCTTCCTGGCCGCCTACGACATCAACACCGGCAAGCAGGTCTGGAAGGGCTACAGCGTCGGCCCCGACGCCGAGATGCTGATCGACCCGAAGACGACGACGACCTGGATGGACGGCGCGGTCAAGCCGGTCGGCCCGGACTCGTCGCTGAAGACCTGGAAGGGCGACCAGTGGAAGATCGGCGGCGGCACCACCTGGGGCTGGTACAGCTACGACAAGGCGCTGAACCAGGTCTTCTACGGCACCGGCAACCCGTCCACCTGGAACCCGGCGCAGCGTCCGGGCGACAACAAGTGGACGATGTCGATCTGGTCGCGTGACGTCGACACCGGCAAGGTGAAGTGGGTCTACCAGATGACCCCGTACGACGAGTGGGACTTCGACGGCATCAACGAGATGATCCTCGCGGACATCAACGTCAAGGGCAAGCCGACCAAGGCCCTGGTGCACTTCGACCGCAACGGCTTCGCCTACACGCTGGACCGCACCAACGGCGCGCTGCTCGTCGCCGAGAAGTACGACCCGGTGGTCAACTGGGCGACGCACGTCGACATGAAGACCGGCCGTCCGCAGGTCGTGTCCAAGTACTCGACGGCGCAGAACGGTCCTGACGTCAACACCAAGGGCATCTGCCCGGCGGCGCTGGGCTCCAAGGACCAGCAGCCCGCGGCCTACGACCCCGAGACCAAGCTCTTCTACGTGCCGACCAACCACGTCTGCATGGACTACGAGCCGTTCCAGGTCGAGTACACCGCCGGCCAGCCCTACGTCGGGGCGACGCTGTCGATGTACCCGGCGCCCAACAGCCACGGCGGCATGGGCAACTTCATCACCTGGGACGCGGGCACCGGCAAGATCGTGCAGTCCAAGGCCGAGAAGTTCTCGGTGTGGAGCGGCGCGCTGACCACCGCCGGCGGCATCGCCTGCTACGGCACGCTCGAGGGTTACCTGAAGTGCGTCGACAAGAAGAACATCTCCAAGGAGCTGTTCAAGTTCAAGACGCCCTCCGGGATCATCGGCAACGTGTTCACCTACGAGCACAAGGGCAAGCAGTACCTCGGCGTGTTCTCGGGCATCGGCGGCTGGGCCGGCATCGGCATGGCCGCGGGTCTGGAGAAGGACCAGGAAGGCCTGGGCGCCGTCGGTGGCTACCGCGAGCTGTCCCAGTACACCGAGCTGGGCGGTTCGCTGACGGTCTTCGCACTGCCGAACTGA
- a CDS encoding quinoprotein dehydrogenase-associated SoxYZ-like carrier, giving the protein MSPTRRGGLQAMAALALAAAAPALRAAPGGLPSAADGDSSPVWDGLRARLFGERPIAVQDAVRLVVPRRAAYGASVPVKIVPALAQTPERWVKRLTLIVDLNPSPVAAVLELTPALGLAEFETRLRVDQYSHVRVVAELSDGTLHTDSRYVKTSGGCSAPPNRDAPERIGSTLVRLLEPARRGALAAAEVAVLHPNDTGFELNQRTLLYIPPHFVRSMSLRWAGAPLFDAELDFSISENPSWRFHFVPQGAGELRAEIVDTHDARFVGRLAVEPAA; this is encoded by the coding sequence ATGAGCCCGACGCGCCGCGGCGGTCTTCAGGCGATGGCGGCGCTGGCGCTGGCTGCCGCCGCGCCGGCGTTGCGCGCCGCGCCCGGCGGCCTGCCGTCGGCCGCCGACGGCGATTCGTCGCCGGTCTGGGACGGCTTGCGCGCGCGGCTCTTCGGCGAGCGGCCGATCGCGGTGCAGGACGCCGTGCGCCTGGTCGTGCCGCGACGTGCGGCCTACGGCGCTTCGGTGCCGGTGAAGATCGTGCCGGCGCTGGCGCAGACGCCCGAGCGCTGGGTGAAGCGGCTGACGCTGATCGTCGACCTGAACCCCTCGCCGGTGGCCGCGGTGCTGGAGCTGACGCCGGCACTGGGTCTGGCCGAGTTCGAGACCCGGCTGCGCGTCGACCAGTACAGCCACGTGCGTGTCGTCGCCGAACTCTCCGACGGCACGCTGCACACCGACTCGCGCTACGTGAAGACCAGCGGCGGCTGCTCGGCGCCGCCCAACCGCGACGCGCCCGAACGCATCGGCAGCACGCTGGTGCGCCTGCTGGAGCCGGCGCGCCGCGGTGCGCTGGCGGCGGCCGAAGTGGCGGTGCTGCACCCCAACGACACCGGCTTCGAGCTGAACCAGCGCACGCTGCTCTACATCCCGCCGCACTTCGTGCGTTCGATGTCGCTGCGCTGGGCCGGCGCGCCGCTGTTCGACGCCGAGCTGGACTTCTCGATCAGCGAGAACCCGAGCTGGCGCTTCCACTTCGTGCCGCAAGGCGCCGGCGAGCTGCGTGCCGAGATCGTCGACACGCACGACGCGCGTTTCGTCGGCCGGCTGGCCGTGGAGCCTGCGGCATGA
- a CDS encoding SRPBCC family protein: MPTRRTAVIVAALVLAAGAAVAHGPSRLKVTETISIAAPPAAVWARIRNFDALKDWHPAVAQSPASHGNEIGSVREIVLKDGGKLSERLERWDDTAMSYSYRAAPGGALPVTNYASTITVRAEGEGSVVEWRGAFYRGWPNNDPPPDQNDDAAERAITAVYKSGLGNLKRLVEGR, from the coding sequence ATGCCCACCCGCAGAACCGCCGTCATCGTCGCCGCGCTCGTGCTGGCCGCCGGCGCCGCCGTCGCCCACGGGCCTTCGCGCCTGAAGGTGACCGAAACGATCTCGATCGCGGCGCCGCCGGCCGCCGTCTGGGCGCGCATCCGCAACTTCGACGCGCTGAAGGACTGGCACCCGGCGGTCGCGCAAAGCCCGGCCAGCCATGGCAACGAGATCGGCTCGGTGCGCGAGATCGTGCTCAAGGACGGCGGCAAGCTCAGCGAGCGCCTGGAGCGCTGGGACGACACGGCGATGAGCTACAGCTACCGCGCCGCGCCGGGCGGCGCGCTGCCGGTGACCAACTACGCCTCGACGATCACCGTGCGCGCCGAAGGCGAGGGCAGCGTCGTCGAGTGGCGCGGCGCCTTCTACCGCGGCTGGCCCAACAACGACCCGCCGCCGGACCAGAACGACGACGCCGCGGAGCGTGCGATCACCGCCGTCTACAAGTCCGGCCTGGGCAACCTGAAGCGCCTCGTCGAGGGCCGCTGA
- the pqqE gene encoding pyrroloquinoline quinone biosynthesis protein PqqE gives MTAPRPGPPLWLLAELTYRCPLHCVFCYNPVDYAAQPDELSTADWLRVLREGRELGAVQCGFSGGEPLLREDLEDLVAEAHRLGYYTNLLTSGVGLTPERAAALKAAGLDHVQLSFQDSTRESNDFLSHTKTFELKQRVAETIRAHGWPMVMNVVLHRLNIDHVDRIIEMAHRLGAEYVELANTQYYSWAYLNRAQLLPTREQLRHAEAVTDAWRTKLGDEMRLFFVAPDWHEGRAKKCVNGWGSMFLTVTPDGTALPCHTAKMLPGLAFPNVREMSLRSVWFESEGFARYRGTGWMKEPCASCEKKEEDLGGCRCQAYLVAHDPEAADPVCPKSPQHGLITEAVARAEAGVVEQPLVFRGPAESRRLAGVR, from the coding sequence ATGACGGCGCCGCGCCCGGGCCCGCCGCTGTGGCTGCTGGCCGAGCTCACCTACCGCTGCCCGCTGCACTGCGTGTTTTGCTACAACCCGGTGGACTACGCGGCGCAGCCCGACGAACTCTCCACCGCCGACTGGCTGCGCGTGCTGCGCGAGGGCCGCGAACTCGGCGCCGTGCAGTGCGGCTTCTCCGGCGGCGAGCCGCTGCTGCGCGAGGACCTCGAGGACCTCGTCGCCGAAGCCCACCGCCTGGGCTACTACACCAACCTGCTGACCTCCGGCGTCGGCCTGACGCCCGAACGTGCCGCGGCGCTGAAGGCCGCCGGGCTGGACCACGTGCAGCTGTCGTTCCAGGACTCGACGCGCGAGAGCAACGACTTCCTCTCGCACACCAAGACCTTCGAGCTGAAGCAGCGTGTCGCCGAGACGATCCGCGCCCACGGCTGGCCGATGGTGATGAACGTCGTGCTGCACCGGCTCAACATCGATCACGTCGACCGCATCATCGAGATGGCGCACCGGCTGGGCGCCGAGTACGTCGAACTCGCGAACACGCAGTACTACTCCTGGGCCTACCTGAACCGCGCGCAGCTGCTGCCGACGCGCGAGCAGCTGCGCCACGCCGAGGCCGTCACCGACGCCTGGCGCACGAAGCTGGGCGACGAGATGCGCCTCTTCTTCGTCGCGCCCGACTGGCACGAAGGCCGGGCCAAGAAGTGCGTCAACGGCTGGGGCAGCATGTTCCTGACCGTCACGCCCGACGGCACCGCCCTGCCCTGCCACACCGCGAAGATGCTGCCCGGTCTGGCCTTCCCGAACGTGCGCGAGATGTCGCTGCGTTCGGTCTGGTTCGAGAGCGAAGGCTTCGCGCGCTACCGCGGCACCGGCTGGATGAAGGAGCCCTGCGCGAGCTGCGAGAAGAAGGAAGAAGACCTGGGCGGCTGCCGCTGCCAGGCGTATCTCGTCGCCCACGACCCCGAGGCCGCCGACCCGGTGTGCCCGAAGAGCCCGCAGCACGGCCTGATCACCGAGGCGGTGGCGCGCGCCGAAGCCGGCGTCGTCGAGCAGCCGCTGGTCTTCCGCGGCCCGGCCGAGTCGCGGCGGCTGGCCGGCGTGCGCTGA
- a CDS encoding thioredoxin domain-containing protein yields the protein MRRRLLLATLALAAGGVLAGVPAAYAPLVVQPRTVDGHQEYDLRPALERARRENRRLYVYLGAHDCAFCKRYERFLEQHATELVPEFAKAWIVVDLRSSLATHADKLWLQTGPRPQAYAEFQRALGDERARQLVYPSVWLLDGQARPLMPMPAGTGTFETVPEQLEILRLEQ from the coding sequence ATGAGGCGCCGCCTGCTGCTCGCGACGCTGGCGCTGGCCGCCGGCGGCGTGCTGGCCGGCGTACCGGCGGCCTACGCGCCGCTGGTCGTCCAGCCGCGCACCGTCGACGGCCACCAGGAGTACGACCTGCGCCCGGCGCTGGAACGGGCGCGGCGCGAGAACCGGCGGCTCTACGTCTACCTCGGCGCGCACGACTGCGCCTTCTGCAAGCGCTACGAGCGTTTCCTCGAGCAGCACGCCACCGAGCTGGTGCCCGAGTTCGCCAAGGCCTGGATCGTCGTCGACCTGCGCAGCAGCCTGGCGACCCACGCCGACAAGCTGTGGCTGCAGACCGGGCCGCGGCCGCAGGCCTATGCCGAGTTCCAGCGTGCGCTGGGCGACGAACGTGCGCGCCAGCTCGTCTATCCCAGCGTCTGGCTGCTCGACGGCCAGGCGCGGCCGTTGATGCCGATGCCCGCGGGCACCGGCACTTTCGAGACCGTTCCCGAGCAGCTGGAGATCCTCCGGCTCGAACAGTAG